One window of the Colias croceus chromosome 5, ilColCroc2.1 genome contains the following:
- the LOC123691824 gene encoding organic cation transporter protein-like: MSVSVSDETKDLDDVLNKFGIFKKYHRQKLFLLFIAFASNSLYCNQFIFITEPVQYRCKEDDFSQSVCSSNSSDVCTEWIYEDADSFVATFDLACQDWKRTLVGSAHNFGYMVGLLIVGPMSDRFGRKAAIVATGVLGGIIGVLRSFTLWYWVYVALEFLEACIGDICSPAFVLSLEIVAKKKRLLFNMIGSLGYAVGGTALALVAWLVPSWRWLLRTIYTPALLFIFYIFLLDESPRWHLSNGRKEKAAKILEKAAATNKIKLDQNTLDNLNCEVNESTNFKEVVMGTLKSSKLRIRFFVCLVWWTTSTFVNYGMVLNSISLQGNKYLNFALTQIIDIPGMVFITYILVRFKRKKPLMFCFAMGAVLCLSQPFIPTDLPWLSITFYMAGKLMSSFYFNITYLYTSELFPTYTRNSMHALCSSLGRVGSLVAQQTPLLTIYWVGLPAFVFGSASLFAGLVTLLVPDVSDDSLPDNVKQAEALGMKEKKAVL; encoded by the exons ATGAGTGTATCTGTCAGTGACGAAACGAAAGATTTGGATGATGTGTTGAATAAATTCGGTATTTTCAAGAAATATCATCGGCAGaagttatttttgttgttcATAGCTTTTGCGAGCAATAGCCTGTATTGCAatcaattcatatttattacggAGCCTGTgcaatatag gtGCAAAGAAGATGACTTCAGTCAATCTGTATGTAGTAGTAATTCGAGCGATGTTTGCACTGAGTGGATATATGAAGACGCCGACAGTTTTGTTGCCacg TTTGACCTCGCCTGTCAGGATTGGAAGCGAACTCTTGTGGGCTCCGCGCATAACTTTGGTTACATGGTTGGTCTGCTTATTGTTGGACCCATGTCTGATAG GTTCGGTCGAAAAGCCGCCATAGTTGCTACAGGCGTGTTAGGGGGAATCATCGGAGTGCTAAGGAGTTTTACCCTCTGGTACTGGGTCTACGTAGCGCTGGAGTTTCTGGAGGCTTGCATTGGGGACATCTGCTCCCCGgcttttgttttat CTTTAGAAATAGTAGCAAAGAAGAAGCGTCTCTTATTCAACATGATAGGGAGTCTCGGGTATGCTGTGGGGGGAACAGCCCTTGCATTGGTCGCCTGGCTCGTGCCAAGTTGGCGATGGCTTCTCCGTACCATTTATACCCCAGCCTTACTCTTCATATTCTACATCTTCCTTCTTGACGAAAGCCCAAGATGGCATCTATCAAATGGGAGAAAGGAAAAAGCTGCAAAGATACTAGAAAAAGCAGCAGCGACCAATAAAATCAAGCTAGACCAAAATACGCTCGATAATTTGAACTGTGAAGTAAACGAAAGTACGAACTTCAAAGAAGTGGTAATGGGTACCTTGAAGTCCAGTAAATTACGGATCAGGTTTTTCGTATGTTTGGTCTGGTGGACCACATCTACATTTGTTAACTATGGGATGGTGCTGAATTCTATAAGTTTACAGGGAAATAAGTATTTGAACTTTGCACTGACGCAAATTATAGATATTCCTGGTATGGTCTTTATAACGTATATCTTGGTACGGTTTAAGAGGAAGAAGCCGTTGATGTTTTGCTTTGCGATGGGCGCTGTGTTGTGCTTGTCTCAGCCGTTTATACCGACtg ATCTACCCTGGCTGTCTATCACATTCTACATGGCAGGGAAGTTGATGTCCTCTTTCTACTTCAATATTACATATCTGTATACGTCAGAATTGTTTCCAACTTATACGAGGAACTCCATGCATGCGCTGTGCTCGTCTTTGGGAAGAGTGGGGTCCTTGGTTGCACAGCAAACACCGCTTTTG ACGATATACTGGGTAGGTCTACCAGCTTTTGTCTTCGGATCTGCGTCCCTCTTTGCCGGCTTAGTGACACTGCTCGTACCGGACGTGTCGGACGATTCTCTGCCAGACAACGTGAAGCAGGCTGAGGCGTTGGGCATGAAGGAGAAGAAGGCTGTACTGTGA